A part of Agromyces protaetiae genomic DNA contains:
- a CDS encoding TSUP family transporter — translation MSESDPDASGAASEASDPRATAPDAAASAAPPAPPAPAAPAPGWVRLAVIGAIGGLLSGAFGVGGGIVMVPLLMWLARMDQRRATATSLAAIVPASIGGAIGYLAGGQVDLLAALFVAIGGVVGSWIGARILRRIPLTWLRWGFIALLVVITVRLLLAVPDRESGHLEITVWIALALVGIGVAVGIASGLFGIGGGTLMVPVFIVLLGMGDLMAKGTSLVVMIPTAVSGTITNVRGGLVDLKQGLTVGLAATIASFGGVAIAFLIPRRSRRGCSRRSSSPSSCSSPSARSARSAPRGRSASAAPGSVEPMEFRFIAELWEWRARAEWFFVTVPDEASAAIREVPLPPRGFGSVRVRARVGRTVWTTSVFPDSAAGAYVLPIKKAVRVAEELEAGGPVEVELHLVDF, via the coding sequence GTGAGCGAGAGCGATCCGGATGCTTCGGGCGCCGCGTCCGAGGCATCCGACCCCCGCGCGACCGCGCCTGACGCAGCCGCTTCGGCCGCGCCGCCCGCGCCGCCCGCGCCGGCCGCGCCCGCGCCCGGCTGGGTGCGCCTGGCCGTCATCGGTGCGATCGGAGGGCTGCTCTCGGGTGCGTTCGGCGTCGGCGGCGGGATCGTCATGGTGCCGCTCCTCATGTGGCTCGCCCGCATGGATCAGCGACGCGCGACGGCGACCTCGCTCGCGGCGATCGTGCCGGCGTCGATCGGAGGTGCGATCGGGTATCTCGCGGGCGGGCAGGTCGACCTGCTCGCGGCGCTCTTCGTCGCGATCGGGGGCGTCGTCGGGTCGTGGATCGGTGCGCGCATCCTGCGGCGCATCCCGCTGACGTGGCTGCGGTGGGGCTTCATCGCACTGCTCGTCGTCATCACCGTGCGGCTGCTGCTCGCGGTGCCCGACCGCGAGTCGGGCCACCTCGAGATCACGGTGTGGATCGCGCTCGCGCTCGTCGGCATCGGCGTCGCGGTCGGAATCGCGTCGGGGCTGTTCGGCATCGGCGGCGGCACGCTCATGGTGCCCGTCTTCATCGTGCTCCTCGGCATGGGCGACCTCATGGCGAAGGGCACGTCGCTCGTCGTCATGATCCCGACCGCGGTGAGCGGCACGATCACGAACGTGCGCGGCGGCCTCGTCGACCTGAAGCAGGGGCTGACGGTCGGCCTCGCGGCGACGATCGCGTCGTTCGGCGGCGTCGCGATCGCGTTCCTCATCCCCCGGCGCTCGCGACGTGGCTGTTCGCGGCGCTCCTCGTCGCCGTCATCGTGCAGCTCTCCGTCCGCGCGCTCCGCGCGCAGCGCGCCGCGCGGGCGGAGCGCGTCGGCGGCTCCGGGTAGCGTCGAGCCCATGGAGTTCCGGTTCATCGCCGAGTTGTGGGAGTGGCGGGCACGTGCCGAGTGGTTCTTCGTGACCGTGCCCGACGAGGCATCCGCCGCCATCCGCGAGGTGCCGCTGCCGCCGCGCGGATTCGGCTCGGTCCGCGTGCGCGCCCGGGTCGGGCGCACCGTCTGGACGACGTCGGTGTTCCCCGACTCGGCAGCGGGCGCCTACGTCCTGCCGATCAAGAAGGCCGTGCGGGTCGCCGAGGAACTCGAAGCGGGCGGCCCGGTCGAGG
- a CDS encoding NAD-dependent epimerase/dehydratase family protein, protein MRIIVTGGSGKLGRTVVRTLRAEGHEVVNLDRVGERGTVVLVDLTDAGQVLDAVAGIDEHHSGVDAIVHLAAIPAPGLASDAETFRNNMLTTYNVLQAARRAGVKRIVTASSETVLGLPFETPPPYIPVDEDVTSPESTYSLVKHLEEMLAAQLVRWDPELSITAFRFSNVMDPADYAVFPEYDADPRRRKWNLWGYIDARDGAQAVSLALAKAKPGFERYVIAAADTVMSRPNAELVAEVFPGVEIRGDLGVNDTLLSIDKARRELGFAPKHSWRDEVGG, encoded by the coding sequence ATGCGCATCATCGTCACCGGCGGATCGGGCAAGCTCGGCCGCACCGTCGTCCGCACCCTCCGAGCCGAAGGCCACGAGGTCGTGAACCTCGACCGCGTCGGCGAGCGCGGCACCGTCGTGCTCGTCGACCTGACCGACGCCGGCCAGGTGCTCGACGCCGTGGCGGGCATCGACGAGCACCACTCGGGCGTCGACGCGATCGTGCACCTCGCGGCGATTCCGGCGCCGGGCCTCGCGAGCGACGCCGAGACGTTCCGCAACAACATGCTGACGACGTACAACGTGCTGCAGGCGGCGCGACGCGCGGGCGTCAAGCGCATCGTGACGGCGTCGAGCGAGACCGTGCTGGGGCTGCCGTTCGAGACGCCGCCGCCGTACATCCCCGTCGACGAGGACGTCACGAGCCCCGAGTCGACCTACTCGCTCGTGAAGCACCTCGAAGAGATGCTCGCGGCGCAGCTCGTCCGCTGGGATCCCGAGCTCTCTATCACGGCGTTCCGGTTCTCGAACGTCATGGACCCCGCCGACTACGCGGTCTTCCCCGAGTACGACGCCGACCCGCGGCGGCGCAAGTGGAACCTGTGGGGCTACATCGACGCGCGCGACGGCGCGCAGGCAGTGAGCCTCGCGCTCGCGAAGGCGAAGCCGGGGTTCGAGCGGTACGTGATCGCGGCCGCCGACACGGTCATGTCGCGGCCCAACGCGGAGCTCGTCGCCGAGGTGTTCCCCGGCGTCGAGATCCGCGGCGACCTCGGCGTCAACGACACGCTCCTCTCGATCGACAAGGCCCGCCGTGAGCTCGGCTTCGCGCCGAAGCATTCGTGGCGCGACGAGGTCGGCGGGTGA
- a CDS encoding DUF4190 domain-containing protein has product MTLEDTAEPVSAAPVPAAPDALTPPTVPTPPTGAPAAAPSPPLIPFTKDRGKVLGIVGLVLAFCGPGAVVGLVLSIVALVQSRNPKWHNGFALAGVIVSSIVLLVVAAIIVAAIPAMQTCAELGDGVHVVGDVTYTCGSTAS; this is encoded by the coding sequence ATGACCCTCGAAGACACCGCCGAACCCGTATCGGCGGCCCCCGTTCCCGCGGCGCCCGACGCGCTCACTCCGCCGACCGTTCCCACACCCCCGACGGGCGCGCCCGCGGCGGCGCCGTCTCCCCCGCTCATCCCGTTCACGAAGGATCGCGGCAAGGTGCTCGGCATCGTCGGCCTCGTCCTCGCGTTCTGCGGCCCCGGCGCCGTCGTCGGCCTCGTGCTCTCGATCGTCGCGCTCGTGCAGTCGCGCAATCCGAAGTGGCACAACGGGTTCGCTCTCGCAGGGGTGATCGTCTCGAGCATCGTGCTCCTCGTCGTGGCGGCCATCATCGTGGCCGCGATCCCCGCGATGCAGACGTGCGCCGAGCTCGGCGACGGCGTCCATGTCGTCGGCGACGTGACGTACACGTGCGGGAGCACCGCTTCCTGA
- a CDS encoding VanZ family protein — protein sequence MDAGIMLRRIPLLVAAAGYLALVAWATLGPVSWHAIGWEARYGVLTPSIWFDRSTWTTGSPTEFALNIAMFLPLGALFALLAGRRRIVAAFAAAVAVSIAIEVAQIPMEDRISDPRDLLANAAGAAIGIVGVTIVWAIGAIARRLSRAPFASEFDRVLRADAATTAEPALSRTVH from the coding sequence GTGGATGCTGGCATCATGCTCCGCCGGATCCCGCTCCTCGTCGCCGCCGCGGGGTACCTCGCCCTCGTCGCGTGGGCGACCCTCGGGCCGGTGTCGTGGCATGCGATCGGCTGGGAGGCTCGGTACGGGGTGCTGACCCCGTCGATCTGGTTCGACCGGTCGACGTGGACGACCGGATCGCCGACCGAGTTCGCCCTGAACATCGCGATGTTCCTGCCGCTCGGGGCGCTCTTCGCACTCCTCGCCGGTCGTCGGCGCATCGTCGCGGCGTTCGCCGCGGCCGTCGCCGTGAGCATCGCGATCGAGGTCGCGCAGATCCCCATGGAAGACCGCATCTCCGATCCCCGAGACCTGCTCGCGAACGCGGCGGGCGCGGCGATCGGCATCGTCGGCGTCACGATCGTGTGGGCCATCGGAGCGATCGCGCGGCGGCTGTCGCGTGCGCCGTTCGCCTCCGAGTTCGACCGTGTCCTGCGCGCCGACGCCGCGACGACTGCCGAGCCCGCGCTCAGCCGTACCGTCCACTGA
- a CDS encoding aldo/keto reductase: MTELVTVPEIELHTGIRMPQLGFGVFQVPNDETEAAVATAIAAGYRSIDTAAIYGNEEGVGRAIAKADVSRDDLFVTSKVWNSDQGYDETLRAFDVSLGKLGLDVLDLYLIHWPTARNDRYVDTWRALERLRADGRVRAIGVSNFEPAHLDRIVQETGVVPVVNQVELHPALQNRAVIAANDALGIVTEAWSPLAQGAVLGEASIVRVAERHGQTPAQVVLRWHLQQGRVVIPKSVTPARIAENLDVFGFDLDADELAAIDALDRDGRTGPHPDAFHG; this comes from the coding sequence ATGACCGAACTCGTCACCGTCCCCGAGATCGAACTGCACACGGGCATCCGGATGCCCCAGCTCGGCTTCGGCGTCTTCCAGGTGCCGAACGACGAGACCGAGGCCGCCGTCGCGACCGCGATCGCCGCGGGCTACCGCAGCATCGACACGGCCGCGATCTACGGCAACGAAGAAGGCGTCGGTCGCGCGATCGCGAAGGCGGATGTCTCGCGCGACGACCTGTTCGTCACGAGCAAGGTGTGGAACAGCGACCAGGGCTACGACGAGACGCTCCGCGCATTCGACGTCTCGCTCGGCAAGCTCGGGCTCGACGTGCTCGACCTCTACCTCATCCACTGGCCGACCGCGCGGAACGACCGCTACGTCGACACCTGGCGAGCCCTCGAGCGACTCCGCGCCGACGGCAGGGTGCGCGCGATCGGCGTCTCGAACTTCGAGCCCGCGCACCTCGACCGCATCGTTCAGGAGACGGGCGTCGTGCCCGTCGTCAACCAGGTCGAACTCCACCCCGCCTTGCAGAACCGCGCCGTGATCGCCGCCAACGACGCCCTCGGTATCGTGACCGAGGCGTGGAGCCCGCTCGCGCAGGGCGCCGTGCTCGGCGAGGCATCCATCGTCAGGGTCGCCGAGCGCCACGGCCAGACGCCCGCGCAGGTCGTGCTGCGCTGGCACCTGCAGCAGGGCCGCGTCGTCATCCCCAAGTCGGTGACGCCCGCACGCATCGCCGAGAACCTCGACGTGTTCGGCTTCGATCTCGACGCCGACGAGCTCGCCGCGATCGACGCGCTCGACCGCGACGGCCGCACGGGTCCGCACCCCGACGCGTTCCACGGCTGA
- a CDS encoding MFS transporter, whose protein sequence is MPLGLIALAIGGFGIGLTEFVIMGLLPQVAASFGVTEAAAGWLISGYALAVVVGALGLTAATTRLPRKPVLMGLLVLFIAGNAISALAPTYEVMLSGRILAALCHGAFFGIGSVVAASLVAKEKQAAAIAVMFTGLTAANVLGVPFGTFLGQQFGWQSTFWAISGIGVVALAGLWLLVPKAPAASGSGPEASAPAPSLRLELGAFRSGQVWLSLVVTVLGFGGMFGAFTYIAYTLTEVGGFAAGAVPWLLVLFGGGLFVGNWVGGKLADRSIDGTLVGFIAALVVVLALFGALASSQPATIVLLALMGGFGFGTVPGLQSRIMRYASGAPTLASGANIAAFNLGNALGAWAGGVAIAADLGYTSPIWVGAAITAAALIVMIAAAVAARRASAGSSSASDAPGATPAAVTGAVAASAH, encoded by the coding sequence ATGCCTCTCGGTCTCATCGCCCTCGCCATCGGCGGGTTCGGCATCGGACTCACCGAATTCGTCATCATGGGCCTTCTGCCCCAAGTCGCCGCGAGCTTCGGGGTCACCGAAGCCGCCGCAGGCTGGCTCATCTCGGGCTACGCCCTCGCCGTCGTCGTGGGCGCCCTCGGCCTCACGGCCGCCACCACGCGCCTCCCCCGCAAGCCCGTGCTCATGGGCCTCCTCGTCCTCTTCATCGCGGGCAACGCGATCTCGGCGCTCGCGCCGACCTACGAGGTCATGCTCTCGGGCCGCATCCTCGCCGCCCTCTGCCACGGCGCGTTCTTCGGCATCGGCTCGGTCGTCGCCGCCTCCCTCGTCGCGAAGGAGAAGCAGGCCGCCGCGATCGCCGTCATGTTCACGGGTCTCACGGCCGCCAACGTCCTCGGCGTGCCCTTCGGCACCTTCCTCGGCCAGCAGTTCGGCTGGCAGTCGACGTTCTGGGCGATCTCGGGCATCGGCGTCGTCGCCCTCGCGGGGCTCTGGCTGCTCGTGCCGAAGGCGCCCGCGGCGAGCGGCAGCGGCCCCGAGGCATCCGCCCCCGCCCCGAGCCTCCGCCTCGAGCTCGGCGCCTTCAGGTCGGGACAGGTGTGGCTCTCGCTCGTCGTGACCGTCCTCGGCTTCGGCGGCATGTTCGGCGCGTTCACCTACATCGCCTACACCCTCACCGAGGTCGGCGGCTTCGCCGCGGGCGCGGTGCCGTGGCTCCTCGTGCTCTTCGGCGGCGGCCTCTTCGTCGGCAACTGGGTGGGCGGCAAGCTCGCCGACCGGTCGATCGACGGCACCCTCGTCGGCTTCATCGCCGCCCTCGTCGTCGTGCTCGCCCTGTTCGGCGCGCTCGCGTCGTCGCAGCCCGCGACGATCGTGCTCCTCGCCCTCATGGGCGGGTTCGGGTTCGGCACGGTGCCGGGCCTCCAGAGCCGCATCATGCGCTACGCGTCGGGCGCGCCGACCCTCGCCTCGGGCGCCAACATCGCGGCGTTCAACCTCGGCAACGCGCTCGGCGCGTGGGCCGGCGGCGTCGCGATCGCCGCGGACCTCGGCTACACCTCGCCGATCTGGGTCGGCGCCGCGATCACGGCCGCTGCGCTCATCGTCATGATCGCGGCCGCGGTCGCGGCGCGACGCGCGTCGGCCGGTTCGTCGAGCGCTTCGGATGCCCCGGGCGCCACGCCTGCCGCCGTGACCGGCGCGGTCGCGGCATCCGCCCACTGA
- a CDS encoding MarR family winged helix-turn-helix transcriptional regulator, whose translation MGIADDAVEVRAQGWRTLAALHGLIESELERALAASADLSVVEYTVLDALDRQDGWHMRMQQLARAAALSPSATTRLVNRLEDRGLLTRVLCADDRRGIYTELTPSGRELYERARPVHDEALERVLDEACEQPELAPVVRALHEAPAPVA comes from the coding sequence ATGGGCATCGCCGACGACGCCGTCGAAGTGCGCGCGCAGGGCTGGCGCACGCTCGCCGCCTTGCACGGACTCATCGAGTCCGAACTCGAACGAGCGCTCGCGGCATCCGCCGACCTCTCCGTCGTCGAGTACACCGTGCTCGACGCCCTCGACCGCCAGGACGGCTGGCACATGCGCATGCAGCAGCTCGCGCGTGCCGCCGCCCTCAGTCCGAGCGCGACCACCCGGCTCGTCAACCGACTCGAAGACCGCGGGCTCCTGACCCGGGTGCTGTGCGCAGACGACCGCCGCGGCATCTACACCGAGCTCACGCCGTCAGGGCGCGAACTCTACGAACGCGCCAGGCCCGTGCACGACGAAGCGCTCGAGCGTGTGCTCGACGAGGCGTGCGAGCAGCCCGAGCTCGCGCCCGTGGTGCGCGCGCTCCACGAGGCGCCCGCGCCGGTCGCGTAG
- a CDS encoding VOC family protein: MSVLLNPYLNFDTNAREALEFYYGVFGGELSIMTFAEGGQSQGPDDADLVMHGQLTTATGQTLMASDAPPGMPVEAYGGFSVSLSGDDDATLRGYWAGLLEGGTAVLPLEVAPWGDAFGMVADKYGVTWMVNITGAAG; encoded by the coding sequence ATGTCGGTCCTGCTCAACCCCTACCTCAACTTCGACACGAACGCCCGCGAGGCGCTCGAGTTCTACTACGGCGTCTTCGGCGGCGAGCTCTCGATCATGACGTTCGCCGAGGGCGGCCAGAGCCAAGGCCCCGACGACGCCGATCTCGTCATGCACGGCCAGCTCACGACGGCGACGGGTCAGACGCTCATGGCGTCCGACGCCCCGCCCGGGATGCCCGTCGAGGCGTACGGCGGCTTCTCGGTCTCGCTCTCGGGCGACGACGACGCGACGCTGCGCGGGTACTGGGCGGGCCTCCTCGAGGGCGGCACTGCGGTGCTTCCGCTCGAGGTCGCGCCGTGGGGCGACGCGTTCGGCATGGTCGCCGACAAGTACGGCGTCACGTGGATGGTGAACATCACGGGCGCCGCGGGCTGA
- a CDS encoding ArsR/SmtB family transcription factor yields MNAEPNADERLDRAFQALADPVRRRIIARLSRGPATVNDLAEPFEITKQAVSKHIQVLEHAGLVTRTRDAQRRPVHLDPAALEALTSWIDRYRLVHEQRYRTLDALLGTATDSDQEQER; encoded by the coding sequence ATGAATGCGGAACCGAACGCCGACGAACGGCTCGACCGCGCCTTCCAAGCGCTCGCCGACCCCGTGCGACGCCGCATCATCGCCCGCCTGAGCCGCGGCCCGGCCACCGTCAACGACCTCGCCGAGCCCTTCGAGATCACCAAACAGGCGGTCTCGAAGCACATCCAGGTGCTCGAACACGCCGGCCTCGTCACGCGCACGCGCGACGCCCAGCGCCGGCCCGTGCACCTCGACCCCGCAGCGCTCGAAGCGCTCACCTCGTGGATCGACCGCTACCGGCTCGTCCACGAACAGCGGTACCGCACGCTCGACGCGCTGCTCGGCACCGCCACCGATTCAGATCAGGAGCAGGAACGATGA
- a CDS encoding SRPBCC family protein, translating to MTNPVTIEAPEGVPFIFFTREFDAPVEAVFRAHAEPELVRQWLGPNGYEMRIDEWDFTTHGGYRYTHREPEGAEWGFHGTFHTVRENEFAVQTFEFEGAPDLVAIETMRFEDLGDGRTRLVGHSTYPSVEARDAMVASGMDRGLSEGYERLDGLVAVAA from the coding sequence ATGACGAACCCCGTCACGATCGAAGCGCCCGAGGGCGTTCCGTTCATCTTCTTCACGCGCGAGTTCGATGCGCCCGTCGAGGCCGTCTTCCGCGCGCACGCCGAGCCCGAGCTCGTGCGGCAGTGGCTCGGGCCGAACGGCTATGAGATGCGCATCGACGAGTGGGACTTCACGACCCACGGCGGCTACCGCTACACCCACCGCGAACCCGAGGGCGCCGAGTGGGGCTTCCACGGCACCTTCCACACCGTGCGCGAGAACGAGTTCGCCGTGCAGACGTTCGAGTTCGAGGGCGCGCCCGACCTCGTCGCGATCGAGACGATGCGCTTCGAAGACCTGGGCGACGGCCGCACGCGGCTCGTCGGCCACTCGACCTATCCGAGCGTCGAGGCGCGCGACGCGATGGTCGCGTCGGGCATGGACCGCGGGCTCAGCGAGGGGTACGAGCGGCTCGACGGGCTGGTCGCGGTCGCCGCCTGA
- a CDS encoding PhzF family phenazine biosynthesis protein: MDPEILRYAAFTNDPEGGNPAGIVLEAAALDAAAMQRIAAEVDYAETAFVTGETADGARSIRYFSPIAEVPFCGHATIATAVVLAEREGAGRLRFATPVGEVVIETEATPDGVEAAFTSVEPSVSELDDDVLARVLDLIGLPASALDPRYPPRLAFAGNPHPVVVVADAVDFDGLSFDPVAARALMDAEGWPATITVLRELGEGADGAGADGTVEFEARNIFPVGRIAEDPATGSAAAATGGYLRAIGAVAPPARIRIHQGRHVGRPGVLEVSIPPVGGITVGGRAVPIST; encoded by the coding sequence ATGGACCCCGAGATCCTCCGCTACGCGGCGTTCACGAACGACCCCGAGGGCGGCAACCCCGCGGGCATCGTGCTCGAGGCGGCCGCCCTCGACGCCGCCGCGATGCAGCGCATCGCGGCCGAGGTCGACTACGCCGAGACCGCGTTCGTGACGGGCGAGACGGCCGACGGCGCACGGAGCATCCGGTACTTCTCGCCCATCGCCGAGGTGCCGTTCTGCGGGCACGCGACGATCGCGACGGCCGTCGTCCTCGCCGAGCGCGAGGGCGCCGGGCGGCTGCGGTTCGCGACACCCGTGGGCGAGGTCGTCATCGAGACCGAGGCGACGCCCGACGGGGTCGAAGCCGCGTTCACGAGCGTCGAGCCGAGCGTGTCCGAACTCGACGACGACGTGCTCGCGCGCGTGCTCGACCTCATCGGGCTGCCGGCGTCCGCGCTCGATCCGCGCTATCCGCCGCGGCTCGCGTTCGCGGGGAACCCGCATCCCGTGGTCGTCGTCGCAGACGCCGTCGACTTCGACGGACTCTCGTTCGACCCCGTCGCGGCCCGCGCGCTGATGGATGCCGAAGGCTGGCCTGCGACGATCACTGTGCTGCGCGAGCTGGGAGAGGGCGCCGACGGCGCGGGTGCCGACGGCACGGTCGAGTTCGAGGCGCGCAACATCTTCCCGGTCGGCCGCATCGCCGAAGACCCCGCGACCGGGTCGGCGGCTGCCGCAACCGGCGGATACCTGCGCGCGATCGGCGCGGTCGCGCCGCCCGCGCGCATCCGCATCCACCAGGGGCGCCACGTCGGCCGACCGGGCGTGCTCGAGGTCTCGATCCCGCCCGTGGGCGGCATCACCGTGGGCGGGAGAGCCGTGCCGATTTCGACCTGA
- a CDS encoding aldo/keto reductase, whose amino-acid sequence MQTRTLGRTGRTVSVIGLGTWQLGADWGDVDEADALAVLDAAHAAGVTVFDTADVYGDGRSEAIIGRWLAANPDSGVTVATKMGRRVPQVPENYVLEHFRAWTDRSRKNLGVTTLDLVQLHCPPTAVYRDDVVFDALDTLVADGAIANYGVSVETVEEALLAIARPNVATVQIILNAFRLKPLDEVLPAAAAAGVGIIARVPLASGLLTGRYTLETTFAANDHRTYNRHGEAFDVGETFSGVDYATGVRAAAEFAALARDAAPQASTAQVALAWIAAQHGVSTVIPGARNPEQARANAAAGSLDLPESFFEGVRELYDRELRAAIHPRW is encoded by the coding sequence ATGCAGACGCGCACCCTCGGCCGCACCGGCCGCACGGTTTCAGTGATCGGTCTCGGCACGTGGCAGCTCGGCGCCGACTGGGGCGATGTCGACGAAGCCGACGCGCTCGCGGTGCTCGACGCGGCGCACGCCGCGGGCGTCACGGTGTTCGACACGGCCGACGTCTACGGCGACGGCCGCAGCGAGGCGATCATCGGCCGCTGGCTCGCCGCGAACCCCGACTCGGGCGTGACGGTCGCGACCAAGATGGGGAGGCGGGTGCCGCAGGTACCCGAGAACTACGTCCTCGAGCACTTCCGCGCGTGGACCGACCGCTCGCGGAAGAACCTCGGCGTCACCACGCTCGACCTCGTGCAGCTGCACTGCCCGCCGACGGCCGTCTACCGCGACGACGTCGTGTTCGACGCGCTCGACACCCTCGTCGCGGACGGCGCGATCGCGAACTACGGCGTGAGCGTCGAGACCGTCGAGGAGGCGCTCCTCGCGATCGCCCGGCCGAACGTCGCGACCGTGCAGATCATCCTCAACGCCTTCCGCCTGAAGCCGCTCGACGAGGTGCTGCCCGCCGCTGCCGCGGCAGGCGTCGGCATCATCGCGCGCGTGCCGCTCGCGAGCGGTCTGCTGACGGGCCGCTACACGCTCGAGACGACGTTCGCGGCGAACGACCACCGCACCTACAACCGCCACGGCGAGGCGTTCGACGTCGGCGAGACGTTCTCGGGCGTCGACTATGCGACGGGCGTGCGCGCGGCCGCCGAGTTCGCGGCGCTTGCGCGCGATGCGGCGCCGCAAGCCTCGACGGCACAGGTCGCACTCGCGTGGATCGCCGCGCAGCACGGCGTCTCGACCGTCATTCCGGGCGCGCGCAACCCCGAGCAGGCGCGCGCGAACGCCGCCGCCGGGTCGCTCGACCTGCCCGAGTCGTTCTTCGAGGGTGTGCGCGAACTGTACGACCGCGAGCTGCGGGCGGCCATCCACCCGCGCTGGTAG
- a CDS encoding AEC family transporter, translating into MIDILTGFAVIVLAVFVGWIGARTGVLRGEARTVLASLTFNILAPFLLFSVLSEADVASLFSALLPVSALAALSMMAIFALVALLVWRRTLAHTVIGSLSSGYVNGNNFGIPIAVYMLGDAAYSAPIVLLQLLLFAPVGLAVLGATVEGRTSFAAIVRSTLLNPIILGSLLGVIVAVSGLDLPPLVSEPVALIGHAAVPIMLISFGMSLYGQRILSARGTRRDILLATTLKLLAMPAAAWAIGSFVFGLSGHDLYAVTVLAALPTAQNVFVFSQRYETAETVARDTVFLTTAGSLPVLFVIALLLGGSLG; encoded by the coding sequence GTGATCGACATCCTCACGGGCTTCGCCGTCATCGTGCTCGCCGTGTTCGTCGGCTGGATCGGCGCGCGCACGGGTGTGCTGCGCGGCGAGGCCCGCACGGTGCTCGCGAGCCTGACGTTCAACATCCTCGCGCCGTTCCTGCTGTTCTCGGTGCTGTCCGAGGCCGACGTCGCGTCGCTGTTCTCGGCGCTCCTGCCCGTGTCGGCGCTCGCGGCGCTGTCGATGATGGCGATCTTCGCGCTCGTCGCCCTGCTCGTGTGGCGGCGCACGCTCGCGCACACGGTCATCGGGTCGCTCTCGTCGGGGTACGTCAACGGGAACAACTTCGGCATCCCGATCGCCGTGTACATGCTGGGCGACGCCGCCTACTCGGCGCCCATCGTGCTGCTGCAGTTGCTGCTCTTCGCGCCCGTCGGGCTCGCGGTGCTCGGCGCGACGGTCGAGGGGCGCACGTCGTTCGCCGCGATCGTGCGCTCGACGCTCCTGAACCCGATCATCCTCGGGTCGCTCCTCGGCGTGATCGTGGCGGTGTCGGGGCTCGACCTGCCGCCGCTCGTGTCGGAGCCCGTCGCGCTCATCGGCCACGCGGCCGTGCCGATCATGCTCATCTCGTTCGGAATGTCGCTGTACGGGCAGCGGATCCTGTCGGCGAGGGGCACGCGGCGAGACATCCTGCTCGCGACGACCCTGAAGCTCCTCGCGATGCCGGCGGCCGCGTGGGCGATCGGCTCGTTCGTATTCGGGCTCTCGGGGCACGACCTCTACGCCGTCACCGTGCTCGCGGCGCTGCCGACCGCGCAGAACGTGTTCGTGTTCTCGCAGCGGTATGAGACCGCAGAGACGGTCGCGCGCGACACGGTGTTCCTGACGACGGCGGGGTCGCTGCCCGTGCTGTTCGTCATCGCGCTGCTGCTCGGCGGCTCGCTCGGCTGA
- a CDS encoding TetR family transcriptional regulator, with amino-acid sequence MAWDTERTKRLLLDAATAEFSEHGLAGARVDRIAASAGVNKERIYQYFGNKAALLRAVLETRLTSLVDEVPMRLDAGDPGADPEASVGADAVADYAGRLYDHHLADQTIPRLIFWEGLEVGRDESPASRFEYNETKVGVLQSMLPGVDRRAAGELLLTIVSLVNAFPVLPQLDRQMVGDGPDRIAERRTVIVDAVTLLARAAIERAAVERAGIVRAADSTL; translated from the coding sequence ATGGCCTGGGACACCGAGCGCACCAAGCGGCTCCTGCTCGACGCCGCGACCGCCGAGTTCAGCGAGCACGGGCTCGCCGGCGCCCGTGTCGACCGCATCGCAGCCTCGGCCGGGGTCAACAAAGAACGCATCTACCAGTACTTCGGCAACAAGGCCGCGCTCCTCCGCGCCGTCCTCGAGACCCGGCTCACAAGCCTCGTCGACGAAGTGCCGATGCGCCTCGACGCCGGCGACCCCGGCGCCGACCCCGAGGCATCCGTCGGGGCCGACGCCGTCGCCGACTACGCGGGGCGACTCTACGACCACCACCTGGCCGACCAGACCATCCCGCGCCTCATCTTCTGGGAGGGGCTCGAGGTCGGGCGCGACGAGTCGCCCGCGTCGAGGTTCGAATACAACGAGACCAAGGTCGGCGTGCTGCAATCGATGCTCCCGGGCGTCGACCGCCGCGCGGCGGGCGAACTCCTCCTCACCATCGTCTCGCTCGTGAACGCGTTCCCTGTGCTGCCGCAGCTCGACCGCCAGATGGTCGGCGACGGGCCCGATCGCATCGCCGAGCGGCGCACCGTCATCGTCGACGCCGTCACGCTCCTCGCGCGCGCGGCGATCGAGCGTGCCGCCGTCGAGCGCGCAGGCATCGTGCGTGCGGCAGACTCGACCCTGTGA